A genome region from Eurosta solidaginis isolate ZX-2024a chromosome 2, ASM4086904v1, whole genome shotgun sequence includes the following:
- the LOC137242470 gene encoding uncharacterized protein has protein sequence MSEEISFAIEFSGDDDVTYTPSKESKKRKVFNRDDEQFVKRRMEKNVDNIIFTSNFYIEVKKISENKKDKIVGKCVACNKVICGFMGVSSNFISYLRVRHPEIYKEYLTKKSNKQNLSIQSNFDKKLIEFLVDSGLPLSLVERQSFINLIEGIGLKLMSRQTAIKKLEEHHKRLEESVKVELATAKHVSTTADIWSGNHRSFFGYTCHWLDKDFKRKSAALACKRMFGVHSAEKSMTDITTYYGLDRKTIVLSVTDKGSNFVKAFKEYGIDNTPETEDDDGHDMSEFQNKIWLPKHHRCSSHTLSLLVTSDLIKILKADESLFNRNNMVFKKCDNLRQMVKKFRSDTGNFRWMPRCAGCDVVELAIRCRCSTSPAQAETG, from the exons ATGTCGGAAGAAATATCATTTGCAATTGAATTTTCTGGTGATGATGATGTTACATACACGCCTTCGAAAGAATCGAAGAAAAGGAAGGTGTTCAATAGAGATGATGAACAATTTGTGAAGAGGCGTATggaaaaaaatgttgacaatatAATTTTCACATcgaatttttatattgaagttaagAAG atttcagaaaataaaaaagataaaatagtCGGAAAGTGTGTTGCTTGCAACAAGGTGATTTGCGGTTTTATGGGAGTCTCTTCAAATTTTATCAGCTATCTCAGAGTGCGGCATCCTGAAATTTATAAGGAATATCTTACGAAGAAATCTAACAAGCAAAACTTGAGTATTCAATCAAATTTCGATAAGAAACTTATTGAATTTCTAGTGGATTCAGGATTGCCGCTTTCCCTGGTTGAAAGGCAGTCATTCATCAACTTAATTGAGGGTATTGGCCTTAAGTTAATGAGTAGACAAACGGCAATAAAAAAATTAGAAGAGCATCACAAACGCTTGGAAGAAAGTGTGAAAGTCGAACTAGCCACAGCGAAACATGTCTCCACAACGGCGGATATTTGGTCAGGAAATCACAGAAGCTTTTTCGGATACACCTGTCATTGGCTTGATAAAGATTTTAAGAGGAAATCAGCTGCTTTGGCGTGCAAAAGGATGTTTGGAGTTCACTCTGCGGAAAAAAGCATGACCGACATAACTACTTATTACGGTTTAGATAGAAAAACCATTGTTCTATCCGTAACTGACAAAGGGTCAAACTTTGTCAAAGCTTTTAAAGAGTATGGAATTGATAATACCCCTGAGACGGAAGACGACGACGGCCATGATATGTCAGAATTCCAAAACAAGATTTGGCTCCCTAAACACCACAGGTGCTCTAGCCATACATTAAGTCTTCTGGTTACGTCTGATTTAATAAAGATTTTGAAAGCCGATGAATCCCTATTTAACCGGAACAATATG gtgttcaaaaaatgcgataatttgaGGCAAATGGTCAAAAAGTTCAGAAGTGATACAGGAAACTTTAGGTGGATGCCTCGTTGTGCCGGTTGTGACGTGGTGGAACTCGCTATACGATGCCGTTGTTCGACTTCTCCAGCACAGGCCGAAACTGGATGA